One Myxocyprinus asiaticus isolate MX2 ecotype Aquarium Trade chromosome 20, UBuf_Myxa_2, whole genome shotgun sequence genomic region harbors:
- the LOC127411585 gene encoding L-threonine 3-dehydrogenase, mitochondrial-like yields the protein MLSGVRVCVRSLCKGWPVRGMSLSPRQINRWPSDDESSEPPTDSPRVLITGGLGQLGVGLAQMLRQQYGKENIILSDIRRPPAEVYEMGPFVYADVLDYKNLRELVVNNRITWLVHYSALLSAIGEANVALARTINITGLHNVLDLALENCLRLFVPSTIGAFGPSSPRDPAPDLCIQRPRTIYGVSKVHAELMGEYLHHKYGLDFRCLRYPGVVSANTKPGGGTTDYAVQIFHDALSTGHHECYLRANTLLPMMHISDCHRATVEFMQAPESRLSLRTYNIAAMSFTPEEVAEEIRKHLPHLRVTYNPDTIRQAIADSWPVRFDDSNARQDWGWKPSYGLSEMVTDMLANIHEKRTNEGLPVS from the exons ATGCTGTCAGGTGTTCGGGTGTGTGTCCGCTCGCTGTGTAAAGGTTGGCCGGTCCGTGGCATGAGCTTGTCGCCGCGTCAGATCAACCGATGGCCGAGCGATGATGAGTCCTCCGAGCCCCCTACGGACAGTCCTCGCGTCCTCATCACAG GTGGTCTGGgacagcttggagttggactggCTCAAATGCTGAG GCAGCAATATGGCAAGGAAAACATCATCCTGTCGGACATTAGGAGGCCTCCTGCTGAGGTATATGAGATGG GTCCGTTTGTGTATGCTGACGTGCTGGACTATAAAAACCTGAGGGAGCTTGTTGTAAATAACAGAATCACCTGGCTGGTGCATTACAGTGCATTGCTGAGTGCAATCGGGGAAGCTAATGTAGCTCTCGCGCGCACCATTAACATCACAG GTCTGCATAATGTGTTAGATCTGGCGCTGGAGAACTGCTTGCGACTGTTTGTGCCCAGTACCATTGGAGCATTCGGCCCTTCGTCTCCCCGTGACCCGGCTCCTGATCTCTGTATACAAAGACCTCGCACCATATATGGAGTTTCCAAAGTCCATGCAGAGCTGATGGGGGAA TATCTCCACCATAAATACGGTCTGGATTTCCGATGCCTGCGGTATCCTGGAGTCGTCTCTGCCAACACCAAGCCAGGGGGAGGCACTACTG ACTATGCTGTCCAGATATTTCATGATGCCCTCAGCACAGGCCACCATGAATGTTACTTGCGTGCCAACACTCTGCTTCCCATGATGCACATCTCTGACTGTCACAGAGCCACTGTAGAGTTCATGCAGGCCCCTGAAAGCCGACTGTCCCTACGTACTTATAACATCGCAGCCATGAGCTTCACACCTGAGGAAGTGGCAGAAGAGATCCGCAAACATCTGCCCCACCTGAGGGTCACCTACAATCCTGATACCATCCGGCAGGCAATCG cggacagctggCCAGTGCGATTTGATGACTCTAATGCACGTCAGGATTGGGGCTGGAAGCCTTCATACGGTCTGTCAGAGATGGTCACAGACATGCTAGCCAATATCCATGAAAAGAGAACCAATGAAGGGCTACCTGTCAGCTAG